A window of Mus pahari chromosome 7, PAHARI_EIJ_v1.1, whole genome shotgun sequence contains these coding sequences:
- the Erg28 gene encoding probable ergosterol biosynthetic protein 28 — MSRFLNVLRSWLVIVSIIAMGNTLQSFRDHTFLYEKLYTGKPNLVNGLQARTFGIWTLLSSVIRCLCAIDIHNKTLYHITLWTFLLALGHFLSELFVFGTAAPTVGVLAPLMVASFSILGMLVGLRYLEAEPVSRQKKRN; from the exons ATGAGCCGCTTCCTGAATGTGTTACGAAGCTGGCTGGTTATAGTGTCCATCATAGCCATGGGGAACACACTCCAGAGCTTCCGAGACCACACTTTTCTCTACGAAAAGCTCTACACTGGCAAGCCAAACCTTG TGAATGGCCTCCAAGCCCGGACCTTTGGGATCTGGACGCTGCTCTCATCAGTGATTCGCTGCCTCTGTGCCATTGACATCCACAACAAAAC ACTCTATCACATCACACTGTGGACATTCCTCCTTGCCCTGGGACACTTCCTCTCAGAGTTGTTTGTATTTGGAACAGCAGCTCCCACAGTTGGGGTGCTGGCACCCCTGATGGTAGCAA GTTTCTCAATCCTGGGTATGCTAGTCGGGCTCCGGTACCTAGAGGCAGAACCAGTGtccagacagaagaaaagaaattga